In the Aulosira sp. FACHB-615 genome, one interval contains:
- a CDS encoding dienelactone hydrolase family protein has translation MQITKRNVELRVDDSLMRVYVASPKPAGTYPAILFYSDIYQLGSPMIRLVNYLAGFGYVVAAPEIFHRLETVGTVIEPDDLGRMRGNDDARRTAIAEYDADCRAVIDFLKTDAAVNPDKIGTLGFCIGGHLSFRAAFHSEIKAAVCCYPTGIPSGKLGQGIADTIHRVSEIKGELLLILGTLDPHIPESDRHTLIKAITDANIPHQVFLYEAEHTFMRDDGYRYDAVAATSAWLEITTFLAKIFP, from the coding sequence GTGCAAATCACTAAGCGCAATGTTGAGTTAAGGGTAGATGACAGCTTAATGCGGGTGTATGTCGCCTCTCCCAAGCCAGCCGGAACTTATCCAGCCATTTTGTTTTACAGTGATATCTATCAATTAGGTAGTCCGATGATTCGCCTGGTTAACTACCTAGCCGGGTTTGGTTATGTTGTCGCCGCACCCGAAATTTTTCACCGCTTGGAAACCGTTGGTACAGTCATTGAACCGGATGATTTGGGGAGAATGCGGGGTAATGATGATGCACGCAGAACAGCGATCGCAGAGTATGATGCAGATTGTCGCGCTGTGATTGATTTTCTCAAAACCGACGCGGCGGTTAACCCCGATAAAATTGGCACTCTCGGCTTTTGCATCGGCGGACATTTATCTTTTCGCGCCGCCTTCCACAGTGAAATCAAAGCTGCGGTTTGCTGTTACCCGACTGGTATCCCCAGTGGCAAACTTGGTCAAGGCATAGCAGATACTATTCATAGAGTGAGTGAAATTAAAGGCGAATTACTGCTGATACTTGGTACTCTTGACCCTCACATTCCCGAAAGCGATCGCCATACATTAATTAAAGCAATTACAGATGCCAATATACCTCATCAAGTATTCTTATACGAAGCCGAACATACATTTATGCGCGATGATGGTTATCGCTACGATGCTGTTGCAGCTACCTCCGCTTGGTTAGAAATCACCACGTTCTTAGCCAAAATATTTCCTTAG
- the nifH gene encoding nitrogenase iron protein: MSIDKKIRQIAFYGKGGIGKSTTSQNTLAAMAEMGQRILIVGCDPKADSTRLMLHSKAQTTVLHLAAERGAVEDLELEEVMLTGFRGVKCVESGGPEPGVGCAGRGIITAINFLEENGAYQDVDFVSYDVLGDVVCGGFAMPIRENKAQEIYIVTSGEMMAMYAANNIARGILKYAHSGGVRLGGLICNSRKTDREHELIETLAKRLNTQMIHFVPRDNIVQHAELRRMTVNEYAPDSNQANEYRTLANKIINNENLKIPTPIEMEELEELLIEFGILESEENAAKMIGTAAESTK, from the coding sequence ATGAGTATTGACAAAAAAATCAGACAAATCGCTTTCTACGGTAAAGGCGGTATTGGTAAATCTACCACTTCTCAAAACACCTTGGCAGCGATGGCAGAAATGGGTCAACGCATCCTGATTGTAGGTTGCGACCCTAAAGCTGACTCCACCCGTTTGATGCTGCACTCTAAAGCACAAACTACAGTATTACACTTGGCTGCTGAACGTGGTGCAGTAGAAGACTTAGAACTCGAAGAAGTCATGCTCACCGGTTTCCGTGGTGTGAAATGCGTAGAGTCTGGTGGCCCTGAACCCGGTGTAGGTTGCGCGGGTCGTGGTATTATTACCGCCATTAACTTCTTAGAAGAAAATGGTGCTTACCAAGACGTTGACTTCGTATCTTATGACGTATTAGGCGACGTTGTATGTGGTGGTTTCGCAATGCCTATCCGCGAAAACAAAGCACAAGAAATCTACATCGTGACATCAGGTGAAATGATGGCGATGTACGCTGCAAACAACATCGCTCGTGGTATTTTGAAATACGCTCACTCCGGTGGTGTGCGTTTGGGTGGTTTGATTTGTAACAGCCGTAAGACAGACCGGGAACACGAACTCATCGAAACCTTGGCAAAACGGTTGAACACCCAAATGATTCACTTTGTACCCCGTGACAATATTGTTCAACACGCTGAATTGCGCCGGATGACAGTGAACGAGTACGCACCCGACAGCAACCAAGCTAACGAATACCGCACCTTGGCTAACAAAATCATCAACAACGAAAATCTCAAAATTCCTACCCCAATTGAAATGGAAGAATTAGAAGAATTGTTGATTGAGTTCGGTATTCTCGAAAGTGAAGAAAATGCTGCCAAAATGATTGGTACAGCTGCTGAAAGCACCAAGTAA
- a CDS encoding serine/threonine-protein kinase: protein MLQIEQIIHHRYQIQKQLGNNGIRQTWLAKDLQAADGEESLVVVKLLAFGGTVQWDDLKLFEREAQILKQLKHPRIPQYIDYFCVDDRTLWFGLVQEYIPGDSLKEKLAVGKRCTEKHARKIATEVLKILIYLHELNPGVLHRDIKPSNLIWGEDNQIYLVDFGAVQDKAAKEGVTFTVVGTYGYAPMEQFGGRAVPASDLYALGASLIHLLTGIPPGDLPQQDLRLQFADKVNVSPSFVRWLQKMTEPAPENRFSNARQAIETLKSNLTVKPVSKNIINNSGCGINSTEPVPEEILGWNWGAFLLPWLWLWTNQVWCGLFCFVPQIGWFMAIAMGAKGNEWAWRSRQWRSIEHFKEHQRGWAIAGILVGAPISLILWITAFLALKSIF from the coding sequence ATGCTGCAAATAGAACAGATAATACACCACCGTTATCAAATCCAAAAGCAACTCGGTAATAATGGCATTCGCCAAACTTGGCTGGCCAAAGATTTACAAGCTGCTGATGGAGAAGAATCATTAGTTGTGGTCAAACTTTTGGCTTTCGGCGGAACTGTCCAGTGGGATGATTTGAAGTTGTTTGAGAGAGAAGCACAGATTCTCAAACAACTCAAACATCCGCGCATTCCGCAATACATTGATTACTTTTGTGTTGATGACCGGACATTATGGTTTGGCTTAGTCCAAGAATATATTCCTGGTGACTCACTCAAAGAAAAACTGGCAGTTGGTAAACGCTGCACAGAAAAGCACGCCCGGAAAATTGCGACTGAGGTTTTAAAAATTCTGATATATCTGCATGAGTTGAATCCTGGTGTTTTGCATCGGGATATCAAGCCCAGTAATTTAATTTGGGGTGAAGATAATCAGATATATTTGGTAGATTTTGGTGCAGTCCAAGATAAAGCGGCTAAAGAAGGCGTGACTTTTACGGTGGTTGGGACTTATGGTTATGCGCCGATGGAACAATTTGGTGGTCGGGCTGTTCCGGCATCTGATTTGTATGCTTTGGGCGCATCGTTAATACATTTATTAACGGGTATTCCCCCTGGTGATTTACCGCAACAAGATTTGCGGTTGCAATTTGCTGATAAAGTTAACGTCAGTCCTAGCTTTGTGCGCTGGTTACAAAAGATGACTGAACCTGCGCCGGAAAACCGCTTTAGTAATGCCCGCCAAGCAATTGAGACTTTAAAATCTAATCTGACTGTTAAACCTGTCAGCAAAAATATAATTAATAATTCTGGTTGTGGGATTAATTCTACAGAACCAGTACCAGAAGAGATTTTGGGATGGAATTGGGGGGCTTTTTTATTACCTTGGTTATGGTTATGGACTAATCAGGTATGGTGTGGCTTATTTTGTTTTGTACCGCAGATTGGTTGGTTTATGGCGATCGCAATGGGAGCAAAAGGCAATGAATGGGCTTGGAGAAGTAGACAATGGCGCAGTATTGAACATTTTAAAGAACATCAACGCGGTTGGGCGATCGCGGGAATCCTCGTCGGCGCACCCATAAGTTTAATTTTGTGGATTACTGCATTTCTCGCGTTGAAGTCAATATTTTAG
- a CDS encoding FAD-dependent oxidoreductase: MKQTDVVVIGSGIGGLSCAAMLARYGFDVIVCESHTIAGGAAHAFERQGYKFDSGPSLYSGLSYSPSPNPLRQVLDAIGSQVPCVNYNTWGCCLPEGDFDTSVGAEQFCDVLARLRGEDAVIQWRKLQQVMLPLAQAAIALPPAALRLDIGAAITVSRFAPTLARHAANVLKLTGSFSRIMDGVVSDSFIRNWLNMLCFLLSGLPASGTNAAEVAFMFADWYRPGVQLDYPVGGSGALVNALVQGLEKHGGELKLGAHIEQVLVKNQRAIGVRLRNGEEIRARRAVVSNASVWDTLKLVPPEALPDKFCHQRQSTPECDSFMHLHLGIDAQGLPANLACHHIIVNDWDKGITAPQNLVLVSIPSVIDPSLAPPGKHVIHVYTPGNEPYSLWEGMDRKSSEYEQQKRSRSQIMWQALERIIPDIHSRCEITLVGTPLTHERFLRRHRGSYGPAISADVGLFPSSLTPLSGLMCCGDSTFPGIGLPAVAASGMIVANTLAPVSQHLAMLKDIGCI, from the coding sequence GTGAAACAAACAGATGTTGTCGTTATCGGTAGCGGTATTGGTGGTTTAAGTTGTGCGGCGATGTTGGCTAGATATGGCTTTGATGTGATTGTCTGCGAAAGTCATACCATTGCTGGTGGTGCAGCCCACGCTTTTGAACGTCAAGGATATAAATTTGATTCTGGGCCATCTCTGTATTCAGGATTATCCTACAGCCCTTCACCTAACCCTTTGCGGCAAGTCTTAGACGCTATTGGTTCACAAGTTCCCTGCGTTAACTACAATACTTGGGGTTGCTGTTTACCAGAGGGTGATTTTGACACATCGGTAGGGGCAGAACAATTTTGTGATGTGTTAGCCAGACTACGCGGGGAAGATGCGGTCATTCAATGGCGAAAGTTACAACAAGTAATGCTTCCTCTAGCCCAGGCTGCGATCGCTCTGCCTCCGGCTGCGTTACGTTTGGATATAGGTGCAGCTATCACCGTCAGCCGTTTTGCGCCTACTTTAGCCCGTCACGCCGCCAATGTCCTTAAATTAACTGGGTCTTTCTCTCGCATCATGGATGGTGTTGTCAGTGACTCATTTATTCGCAATTGGCTGAATATGCTGTGTTTCCTCCTTTCTGGGCTACCAGCTTCAGGAACTAACGCCGCAGAGGTAGCGTTTATGTTTGCTGACTGGTATCGCCCAGGAGTCCAGCTAGATTATCCAGTTGGCGGGAGTGGTGCTTTAGTGAATGCTTTGGTGCAGGGGTTGGAAAAACACGGCGGTGAGTTGAAACTAGGGGCGCATATTGAACAAGTATTAGTCAAAAATCAACGGGCTATTGGTGTGCGTTTGCGTAACGGTGAAGAAATTCGGGCGCGGCGGGCTGTAGTTTCTAATGCCTCGGTTTGGGACACACTGAAGTTAGTCCCGCCAGAAGCCTTGCCAGACAAGTTTTGCCACCAACGCCAATCAACACCAGAGTGTGATAGTTTTATGCACCTCCACTTAGGTATTGATGCCCAAGGTTTACCAGCTAATTTAGCCTGTCACCACATCATCGTGAATGATTGGGACAAAGGCATCACTGCACCGCAAAATCTGGTTTTAGTATCGATTCCCTCAGTTATTGACCCGTCTCTTGCTCCTCCAGGTAAGCATGTGATTCACGTTTATACCCCAGGGAATGAACCCTATAGCCTTTGGGAAGGGATGGACAGGAAAAGTTCAGAGTATGAACAACAAAAGCGATCGCGCTCTCAAATTATGTGGCAAGCTCTAGAACGAATCATTCCTGATATTCACTCTCGTTGCGAAATCACATTGGTTGGTACACCCCTCACTCACGAACGCTTTTTACGCCGTCACCGTGGTTCTTATGGCCCAGCCATTTCTGCCGATGTTGGTTTATTCCCTAGTTCCCTGACACCCCTATCCGGCTTAATGTGTTGTGGTGACTCAACATTCCCCGGTATCGGTTTGCCCGCCGTCGCCGCCAGTGGCATGATAGTCGCCAATACCCTCGCCCCCGTCAGCCAGCATTTAGCAATGCTCAAGGATATTGGTTGTATTTAA
- the hemB gene encoding porphobilinogen synthase: MSVKPLNLLQRPRRLRRTEKLRQMVRETTLSVDDLIYPMFVMEGEGQKVEIASMPGCYRYSLDLLLKEIAEVSSLGINAIALFPVIPEHKKDDTGTESYNPEGLVQETVKAIKQVVPDIVVITDVALDPFTTHGHDGLVDERGTILNDPTVEVLVKMALSQAAAGADFVAPSDMMDGRIGAIRQALDAEGYINVGILAYSAKYASAYYGPFRDALDSAPKFGDKKTYQMDAANAREAIKEVELDIAEGADIVMVKPALAYLDIIQQIRIATQLPVAAYNVSGEYAMIKAAAQMGWIDEKKVILETLTSMKRAGADLILTYFAKDVALIKKYEV; this comes from the coding sequence ATGTCCGTCAAACCATTAAACCTCCTCCAACGTCCCCGGCGGTTGCGTCGGACTGAAAAGTTGCGCCAGATGGTGAGAGAAACAACTCTGAGTGTGGATGACTTGATTTATCCGATGTTTGTGATGGAAGGCGAAGGGCAGAAAGTAGAAATTGCTTCTATGCCAGGATGTTATAGATACTCTCTGGATTTATTACTCAAAGAAATCGCCGAAGTATCTAGTTTGGGCATAAATGCGATCGCACTTTTCCCCGTCATCCCCGAACATAAAAAAGACGACACAGGTACAGAAAGCTACAACCCAGAAGGATTAGTACAAGAAACAGTCAAAGCCATTAAACAAGTTGTTCCCGATATTGTTGTCATCACCGATGTCGCCCTTGACCCCTTCACTACACATGGTCACGATGGCTTAGTTGATGAACGAGGCACAATTTTAAATGACCCAACGGTAGAAGTGTTAGTGAAAATGGCACTTTCTCAAGCCGCCGCCGGAGCAGATTTTGTTGCTCCTTCTGACATGATGGACGGGAGAATTGGGGCAATTCGTCAGGCTTTAGATGCAGAAGGTTACATCAATGTCGGGATTTTGGCATACTCCGCTAAATACGCCTCAGCCTACTATGGCCCCTTTCGAGATGCGTTAGATTCTGCCCCGAAATTTGGTGATAAAAAGACCTATCAAATGGATGCAGCCAACGCTAGAGAAGCCATCAAAGAAGTAGAACTAGACATTGCCGAAGGTGCAGATATTGTCATGGTTAAACCTGCTCTCGCTTATCTAGATATTATTCAACAAATTCGCATAGCCACCCAATTACCAGTAGCAGCCTACAACGTCAGTGGCGAGTACGCCATGATTAAAGCCGCCGCTCAAATGGGTTGGATAGATGAAAAAAAAGTAATTTTAGAAACCTTGACCAGCATGAAACGTGCCGGCGCAGATTTAATTTTGACCTACTTCGCCAAAGACGTAGCGTTGATCAAGAAGTATGAAGTGTGA
- a CDS encoding FAD/NAD(P)-binding domain-containing protein — translation MTNNIDLAIVGAGPHALTLTTHLLQKRQSIRGKFSVLDPSGMWLSGWKQQFAALEIPHLRSPAVHHPDPNPFALRKFAESRPQELFPPYDLPGTKLFEDFCQDVIQVWQLQEQVIPLAVKGITPLVDNLRPKFRLDLQDGQEVIARRVVLATGGFQIQLPNWVKEIPTTYPPDKLCHSQNIDLRKSHLTGKKVLIVGGGLTSGHLAIGAIFRGAKVHLLIRRNLAEKLFDAEPGWLGPKYLKDFFAQSNWEKRWTMIQQARNGGSMTPAIATQLRRQVRTGKIRIDEQCQVIKAEWLGENWRVECSDHSQHEFDYIWLSTGTKFDVTTEPLLTDILAAYPTPVIKGLPVLDTSLRWPGCELFIMGGLAALQIGPTARNLSGARMACEKIVPAIVKPSVSFSPSLSIAKAS, via the coding sequence ATGACTAACAACATTGACTTGGCTATTGTTGGTGCAGGGCCTCATGCTCTCACCTTAACTACTCATCTATTGCAAAAACGGCAGTCAATTAGGGGGAAATTTTCGGTACTTGACCCTAGTGGGATGTGGTTGAGTGGTTGGAAGCAGCAATTTGCCGCTTTAGAAATTCCCCATTTGCGTTCTCCCGCCGTCCATCATCCCGACCCCAACCCGTTTGCTTTACGCAAGTTTGCTGAATCTCGTCCTCAAGAATTATTTCCCCCCTACGATTTACCAGGGACAAAGTTATTTGAGGATTTTTGCCAAGATGTGATTCAAGTTTGGCAATTGCAAGAGCAAGTAATTCCTCTGGCCGTCAAGGGTATTACACCTTTAGTTGATAATTTACGTCCCAAATTTCGCCTTGATTTGCAAGATGGACAAGAGGTAATTGCTCGGCGGGTTGTCTTGGCTACTGGTGGTTTTCAAATTCAATTACCAAATTGGGTTAAGGAAATCCCCACAACTTACCCACCAGACAAACTTTGCCACTCACAAAATATTGATTTACGCAAATCACACTTGACTGGTAAGAAAGTTTTGATTGTCGGTGGTGGTTTGACAAGTGGACATTTGGCTATCGGTGCAATTTTTCGCGGTGCAAAGGTGCATTTGCTGATTCGGCGAAATTTAGCAGAGAAGTTGTTTGATGCTGAACCAGGATGGTTGGGGCCAAAGTATCTCAAAGATTTTTTTGCTCAATCAAATTGGGAAAAACGCTGGACGATGATTCAGCAAGCCAGAAACGGTGGTTCAATGACACCCGCGATCGCAACTCAACTACGGCGACAAGTGCGGACTGGTAAAATCAGAATTGACGAACAATGTCAGGTGATCAAAGCTGAATGGTTAGGCGAAAATTGGCGTGTCGAATGTAGTGATCATAGCCAGCATGAGTTTGATTACATTTGGCTTTCCACTGGGACTAAATTTGATGTCACCACTGAACCCCTATTAACAGATATCCTCGCAGCTTATCCAACTCCCGTCATCAAAGGTTTGCCAGTGTTAGATACTAGTCTGCGTTGGCCTGGCTGTGAGTTATTTATTATGGGTGGTCTCGCTGCTTTACAAATAGGCCCAACAGCCAGAAATTTATCAGGTGCAAGAATGGCTTGCGAAAAAATTGTTCCAGCCATTGTCAAACCAAGTGTCTCCTTTTCTCCCAGCCTGAGTATAGCCAAAGCCAGTTAA
- a CDS encoding GTP-binding protein yields MTQLTAPNTNPSFDIPKQGMPVTIITGFLGSGKTTLLNQILKNKHDLKVAVLVNEFGDINIDSQLLVSLDQDMVELSNGCICCTINDGLVDAVYRVLEREDRIDYLVIETTGVADPLPIILTFLGTELRDLTNLDSIVTVVDAEAFNPQHFDSEAALKQITYGDMILLNKTDLATTEKIREVEEFIHDVKDGARIIHSKFGEVPLPLILGVGLTPKHEYIDDHEHEHHDHHEHHDHDHDHHHHHHGHHSHHLENDGFVSIAFESDRPFDVNKFENFLTEEMPENVFRAKGILWFSDSELRHIFQLSGPRYNLHADEWRNTPKNQLVFIGRKLDSNQIYTQLHKCLL; encoded by the coding sequence ATGACCCAACTAACAGCACCAAATACCAATCCTAGTTTTGATATTCCCAAACAAGGAATGCCCGTAACAATTATTACAGGATTTTTGGGTAGTGGTAAAACTACACTCCTCAATCAAATTCTCAAAAATAAACATGATTTAAAAGTTGCCGTTTTAGTTAATGAATTTGGCGATATTAATATCGATAGCCAACTATTAGTTTCTTTAGACCAAGATATGGTCGAGTTAAGTAATGGTTGTATATGCTGCACTATCAATGATGGTTTAGTTGATGCTGTTTATCGTGTGTTAGAAAGAGAAGACCGCATTGATTATCTGGTAATTGAGACGACTGGTGTGGCTGATCCATTACCAATTATCTTAACTTTTTTGGGAACAGAACTCAGAGATTTAACTAACCTTGATTCCATTGTCACAGTCGTGGATGCCGAGGCTTTTAATCCGCAACACTTTGATAGTGAAGCAGCTTTAAAACAAATTACTTATGGTGATATGATTCTCCTGAATAAAACTGACCTAGCGACTACTGAAAAAATTCGAGAGGTAGAAGAATTTATTCATGATGTCAAAGATGGTGCGAGAATTATACACAGTAAATTTGGTGAAGTTCCACTACCGTTGATTTTAGGTGTTGGTTTAACACCTAAACATGAATATATTGATGATCATGAACATGAACACCATGACCACCACGAACATCATGATCACGACCATGATCATCACCATCACCATCACGGACATCACTCTCATCATCTAGAAAATGATGGATTCGTCTCTATTGCTTTTGAGAGCGATCGCCCTTTTGATGTAAATAAATTTGAAAACTTTCTCACAGAAGAAATGCCAGAAAACGTATTTCGTGCTAAAGGCATTTTGTGGTTTAGCGATAGCGAGTTACGCCATATTTTTCAACTGAGTGGGCCACGTTACAACTTACACGCTGATGAATGGAGAAACACACCCAAAAATCAGCTAGTGTTTATCGGTAGAAAGTTGGATAGCAACCAAATCTATACACAACTTCACAAATGTTTGCTATAG
- the folE gene encoding GTP cyclohydrolase I FolE, whose amino-acid sequence MTLSIRPDTTCTTQVVSSLPTQQLPTVTEAEMVQAVRTLLIGLGENPDREGLIDTPKRVVKALKFLTKGYNESLDELLNGAVFTEDANEMVLIRDIDIFSSCEHHILPIIGRAHVAYIPNGKVIGLSKIARICEMYARRLQVQERLTLQIADALQGLLKPQGVAVVVEATHMCMVMRGVQKPGSWTVTSAMRGVFADDARTREEFMNLVRHNVNFHS is encoded by the coding sequence ATGACTCTATCGATTCGTCCCGATACTACTTGTACTACTCAAGTAGTGTCATCTTTACCTACTCAGCAATTGCCAACTGTTACAGAAGCAGAAATGGTGCAGGCTGTACGTACATTGCTAATTGGATTAGGAGAAAACCCCGACCGCGAAGGGTTAATAGATACTCCCAAGCGTGTTGTAAAAGCATTGAAATTTCTCACCAAAGGGTATAATGAATCTCTAGATGAACTGCTAAATGGAGCAGTTTTTACTGAAGATGCCAATGAAATGGTATTAATTCGGGATATTGATATTTTCAGTTCTTGCGAACATCACATTTTACCGATTATCGGTCGAGCGCACGTTGCCTACATTCCCAATGGTAAGGTGATTGGATTATCAAAAATTGCGCGTATTTGTGAAATGTATGCACGCCGTTTACAAGTCCAAGAACGTCTGACTTTACAAATTGCGGATGCGTTACAAGGTTTACTCAAACCGCAAGGGGTGGCGGTTGTAGTCGAAGCCACTCACATGTGTATGGTGATGCGTGGTGTACAAAAACCCGGTTCTTGGACTGTGACAAGTGCAATGCGCGGTGTGTTTGCGGATGATGCACGCACTCGTGAGGAGTTTATGAATTTAGTGCGACACAATGTTAATTTTCACTCCTAA
- a CDS encoding class I SAM-dependent methyltransferase, with protein sequence MKNKVKPDWAGESILSKFVNLLIQTKPIYNVMKYQARQVLITTAEKNGIPWRKNSEALQGLMTKQLLGAVTNPEIVYPEYYKVPFHAYAEGNLCWEAAFEAESATYAMSLRVWPQENLTWEAAHARLRGTFHDVLAAYGPLEVREILDIGCSIGLSTMALHRYYQQKQEQPIRTVGLDLSPYMLAVAKARDVNNEVSQWVHAKAENTGLPDNSFDLVTLQFVCHELPSYASKEIFAEAKRLLKPGGYIALVDNNPRSPVIQNLPPALYTLMKSTEPWSDDYYGFDIPAALEEAGFSPTIEVASDPRHRTIIGKKPA encoded by the coding sequence ATGAAAAATAAAGTCAAACCTGATTGGGCTGGTGAAAGCATACTCTCCAAGTTCGTTAATCTGCTAATCCAGACCAAACCTATTTACAATGTGATGAAATACCAAGCTCGGCAAGTATTAATCACAACAGCAGAAAAGAATGGGATTCCCTGGCGCAAAAACTCTGAAGCTTTACAAGGGCTGATGACAAAACAATTGCTAGGGGCAGTTACTAACCCAGAAATTGTGTATCCAGAATATTACAAAGTACCATTCCATGCTTACGCTGAGGGTAATCTTTGTTGGGAAGCGGCTTTTGAAGCGGAGTCAGCTACCTATGCTATGTCTTTGCGTGTTTGGCCGCAAGAAAACCTGACTTGGGAAGCGGCTCACGCCAGACTCAGAGGAACTTTTCATGATGTTTTGGCAGCTTACGGCCCTTTGGAGGTGAGGGAAATTTTGGACATTGGCTGCTCGATAGGTTTATCGACGATGGCGCTGCACCGTTACTATCAACAGAAACAAGAGCAGCCAATTCGGACTGTGGGTTTAGATTTGTCGCCCTATATGCTGGCTGTGGCGAAGGCTAGGGATGTCAATAATGAGGTTTCCCAATGGGTTCATGCTAAGGCCGAGAATACAGGCTTACCAGATAATTCCTTTGATTTGGTGACACTTCAGTTTGTGTGTCATGAATTGCCAAGCTACGCCAGCAAAGAAATTTTCGCGGAGGCTAAACGACTACTCAAACCGGGTGGTTACATTGCCTTGGTAGATAATAACCCGCGATCGCCTGTAATTCAAAATCTCCCTCCTGCTCTGTATACTTTAATGAAAAGTACTGAACCTTGGAGTGATGATTATTACGGTTTCGACATTCCAGCAGCCTTAGAGGAAGCAGGTTTTTCACCCACAATTGAAGTTGCTAGTGACCCCCGCCACCGGACAATTATCGGGAAAAAGCCTGCATAA